A window of Pseudomonas putida genomic DNA:
CTCGACCAGGCCCGTTTCGACTTCTGGCTGGAGAAGCTGCGCCAGGCACCCCTGTTCGCCTTCGACACCGAGACCACCGGCCTGGACGCTCAGCAGGCGCAGCTGGTCGGCCTGTCGTTCGCCGTCGAGCCGCATGAAGCGGCCTATGTGCCGCTGGCCCACGACTATGAGGGGGCGCCGGTTCAACTGGACCGCGCTGCCGTGCTGCTGGCGCTGAAGCCGCTGCTGGAAGACCCGGCCAAGGCCAAGGTCGGGCAGAACGCCAAGTATGACATCAACATCCTCGCCAACGGCTCCCCCGCCATCGAAATGCGCGGCGTGGCCTACGACACCATGCTCGAGTCGTACGTGCTGAACTCAACGGCCACCCGTCACGACATGGACAGCCTGGCGCAGAAGTACCTCGACCACACCACCATCGCCTTCGAGGACATTGCCGGCAAGGGTGCCAAGCAGCTCACCTTCAACCAGATCCACCTGGACAAGGCCGGCCCCTACGCCGCCGAAGACGCCGACATCACCCTGCGCCTTCACCAGGCGCTGCAGGCGCGCCTGGCGCAGACGCCGAGCGTGCAACCGGTGCTGATGGACATCGAGATGCCGCTGGTGCCGGTGCTGGCCAGGATCGAGCGCCAGGGTGCGCTGGTCGATGCCGCGCTGCTGCAGGTGCAGAGCGGTGAGCTGGGAGAGAAGATGGCCGAGCTGGAGCAGCGCGCTTATGAGCTGGCCGGCGAGGCGTTCAACCTAGGCTCGCCCAAGCAGCTGGGTGCGATCCTCTATGACAAGCTGGGCATGCCGGTGCTGAGCAAGACCACCAAGGGCCAGCCATCCACTGCAGAAGCGGTGCTCGACGAACTGGCCGAGCAAGGCTATCCGTTGCCTGAGGTACTGATGCAGTACCGCAGCCTGAGCAAGCTCAAGAGCACCTACACCGACAAGCTGCCGGGGCAGATCAATCCGCGCACCGGGCGCATCCACACCTCCTACCAGCAGGCGGTGGCGGCCACCGGCCGGCTGTCGTCGAGCGACCCGAACCTACAGAACATCCCGATCCGTACCGCCGAAGGCCGGCGCATCCGCCAGGCTTTCATTGCCAGCCCGGGCTACAAGCTGCTGGCGGCGGACTACTCGCAGATCGAGTTGCGTATCATGGCCCACCTGGCCAAGGACGAAGGCTTGTTGCATGCCTTCCGCAACGACCTGGACGTGCACCGCGCTACGGCGGCGGAAGTATTCGGCGTAGCTCTGGAAGACGTCACCACCGACCAGCGCCGCAGTGCCAAGGCCATCAACTTCGGCCTGATCTACGGCATGAGCGCCTTTGGCCTGGCCAAGCAGATCGGCGTCGATCGCAAGCAGTCGCAGGATTATATCGACCGCTATTTCGCCCGTTACCCGGGCGTGCTGGCCTACATGGAGCGCACCCGCGCCCAGGCGGCAGAGCAAGGCTTTGTCGAAACCCTGTTCGGCCGCCGCCTGTACCTGCCGGATATCAATGCCAAGAACCCGGCCTTGCGCAAAGGCGCCGAACGTACGGCGATCAACGCGCCGATGCAGGGCACTGCGGCCGACATCATCAAGCGGGCCATGGTCAACGTGGATAACTGGCTGAGCGAGAGTGGGCTGGATGCCCGGGTGATTCTGCAGGTACACGACGAACTGGTGCTTGAAGTGCGCGAGGACCTGGTGGAGCAGGTGAAAGATGAAATTCGCCAGCACATGAGCAAGGCCGCGCAACTGGATGTGCCGCTGCTGGTCGAGGCAGGAATTGGCGCGAATTGGGACGAAGCTCACTGATCGGGCCGGGAAAGCTGTATAGGATCCATGGGGTAGGGATGCGGATCCTGGCACTGCTCAGTGCCAGTGGTGCTGAGCTTTCATGAAACTATCGCAAATAGTTTTCAGGGCTCTGGAACTAAACCAGTGAAGCGGAACTCAGAGTAACTGAATGGCTGGTGAAGCCTTTCGATGCTCCTATGTTGTGTTAAGTGTTGGCAGATATCTGGACCCCGCCCTAGCGGTCCGGACTTGGACCCCGAACTTCCCCCTCCCCATACGAAGTCCGGGGTTTTTTTTGCCCGGAATTTGGCTTGAGTCTGGTGATGAACACTGTGGGAGCGGGCGTGCCCGCGAACCTGGGCGAAGCCCAGGCCATGCTCCGCGCTGGATTCTTCGCGGGCACGCCCGCTCCCACAGTAATGTCCCCAGAGGGGGCGATGCAGGCCTCAGGCTACTGGTTTGTCTTCCAGCTCCATCCAGTCCGCCAGCACTCGGTAGGCCTCCTCCACGCCCAGGCGCTTGGGCGCCGAGAACAGTTGGATGGTCACGCCATCGCCCCAGCCCTTGCGGATTTCCGACTGCACCTTGAGCAGGGTGTTCTTGCCCGCGCCGTGGGTCAGCTTGTCAGCCTTGGTGAGCAGGATGTGCATCGGCATGCTGCTGGCCTTGGCCCAGTCGAGCATCATCTTGTCGAAGTCGGTCATCGGGTGGCGCACGTCCATCATCAGGATCACGCCACGCAGGCACTCCCGGCTGCCCAGGTAGGCTTCCAGGTGTTTCTGCCAGTGCTGCTTGAGCGGAATCGGGACTTTTGCATAACCGTAGCCCGGCAGGTCGACCAAACGCCGTTCATCGTCCAGACTGAAGAAATTCAACAGCTGGGTGCGCCCGGGGGTTTTCGAGGTGCGCGCCAGGCTGGCATGAGTCAGGGTATTGAGGGCGCTGGATTTGCCGGCGTTGGAGCGGCCGGCGAAAGCCACCTCGTAACCCTGGTCGTCCGGGCATTGTTCGACCTTGGCAGCGCTGAGGGCGAATTTGGCTTTCTGGCAGAGGCCGAGGATGGGGTTCTTGACTTGCATGGGATATCCGATGTGGGTGTTGCCTGACTCTTTGGGCCCGAGCCTGGCAAGCGGTGTCGTTTCCGTTTGGATGGCGGAAGTATATAATGCCCCAGTTTTTGTGTGCTCATTCTCCCGGCGAAGGAGAACGGGCATGGGGTGTCGAACAATAGCTCGCGCAACAGAACGCAGCGCGGCCCCCAACCCTGAAGGTCGTTCCGCATGGCGAAATGGCTGCTTGCTGTCGGTATGTTCCTGCCGTTTTACAGCGCACAGGCTACACAGGATCCCGAGGTGTTGTACAACCGCACGTGTGCGGCCTGTCACGCCGGGCAGTTGCCACAGGCACCCAGGCAGGGTGACCGGGCAGCATGGGAGCCAAGGCTGGCGCAAGGCATGGATGTACTGGTGAAGCACGTGACCCAGGGTTTCAAGGCTATGCCGCCGCGTGGATTGTGCATGGACTGCAGTGCCGAGGACTACCGTTTGGTCATCCTTTGGATGAGTGGCAGTCCCGATACATAACATTTCACCCTTAGCCGTGTTGGATTAGCTGATGAACAAACTAGTCGTGAGTCTGCTGTTGACCCTGGGTGTCGCAGGTGCGGCCACTGCTGCGCAACCCGTCAAAGGCGATGCCGCCGCCGGCCAGGCCAAGACTGCCGTCTGTGGCGCCTGCCACAACCCCGACGGCAACAGCCTGGCACCGAACTTCCCGAAACTGGCCGGCCAAGGTCAGCGCTACCTCGAAAAACAACTGCACGATATCAAGTCGGGCAAGCGAACCGTGCTGGAAATGACCGGCATGCTGGCCGCGTTCAGCGACCAGGACCTGGCCGATATCGCCGCCTACTTCTCCAGCCAGAAAGGCAGCGTGGGCGCCGCCGATCCCAAGCTGGTCGAACGCGGCCGGGCGCTGTTCAACGGCGGTGACCTGGAAAAAGGCATGCCTGCCTGCACCGGCTGCCACTCGCCGAACGGCGCGGGTATCGCCCTGGCCGGCTTCCCGCACCTGGGGGGGCAGCACGCGCAGTATGTAACCAAGCAGCTCACCGACTTCCGCGAAGGCAACCGCACCAACGATGGCGATGCCATGACCATGCGCACCATCGCCGGCAAGCTGAGCAACCACGACATCGAGGCGTTGGCCAGCTACATCCAGGGGCTGCATTAACTTTCAGTTAATGTTGCAGGCCAATGATTAAAGGGCGGCCGGACCGCCCTTTTTTCCGTCCGCAGCCGTTACACTACAGAACTCGGCCCCTTCCCGGCCTGTCTCAGTGCAGGTCGCGTCGTGGCGACCAATGACTGCCCAGGAGTAAAGCATGCGTAAACTGATTCTCAGCGCCGCGCTGGTCGCTGCCAGCGTACTCGGTATGACTGCCGTCCAGGCCGCCGAGCCTGTCGCCGGCAAGGAATACCTCGAGCTGAGCAACCCTGTTCCGGTTTCCGTGCCTGGCAAGATCGAAGTGGTCGAGCTGTTCTGGTATGGGTGCCCACACTGCTACCACTTCGAGCCGACCATCAACCCGTGGGTCGAGAAACTGCCCAAGGATGTCAACTTCAAGCGCGTGCCAGCCATGTTCGGTGGCCCATGGGATGCCCACGGCCAGATGTTCCTGACCCTCGAAGCCATGGGCGTCGAGCAGAAGGTGCACGCCGCAGTGTTCGATGCCATCCAGAACCAGCGCAAGCGCCTGACCGACCCGCAGGACATGGCCGACTTCCTCGCCACCCAGGGCGTGGACAAGGACAAGTTCCTCGCCACCTTCAACTCGTTCGCCATCAAAGGCCAGGTCAACCAGGCCAAGGAACTGGCGAAGAAGTACGAGATCACCGGCGTACCGAGCATGGTGGTCAACGGCAAGTACCGCTTCGACCTGGGTACCGCCGGCGGGCCGGAAGGCGTACTGAACGTTGCCGACCAACTGATCGACAAGGAGCGCGCCGCTAAGTAAGCGGCGTTACCCATGCGCCGCTTCAGAACCGCGCGTGGCATTGGCCTGCACCAGCCGCAGGTCAACGAACATCACCTGCAGGCCCCTGGCCTGCCCGAGGATGGTCGCCTGCGGCTGCTCAGCTTCAATATCCAGGTTGGCATCAGCACCGAGCGCTACCGGCATTATCTGACCCGCAGCTGGCAGCACCTGCTGCCGCACAACGGGCGTGCCGGCAACCTGCAGAAGATTCGGCCAACTGTTGGGCGACTTCGACCTGGTGGCCTTGCAGGAGGCCGATGGCGGCAGCCTGCGCTCGGGCTACGTCAACCAGGTCGAGCACCTGGCCCATCTTGGCGCTTTCCCCTACTGGTACCAGCAACTCAACCGAAACCTTGGCCGTTTTGCCCAGCACAGCAATGGCGTGCTCAGCCGCCTGAAGCCGCAGTTGCTCGAGGACCACCCGTTGCCTGGCCCGGCTGGGCGTGGCGCGATCCTGGTGCGTTTTGGCGAGGGTGAAGATGCGCTGATCGTGGTGATGATGCACCTGGCCC
This region includes:
- a CDS encoding c-type cytochrome, which codes for MNKLVVSLLLTLGVAGAATAAQPVKGDAAAGQAKTAVCGACHNPDGNSLAPNFPKLAGQGQRYLEKQLHDIKSGKRTVLEMTGMLAAFSDQDLADIAAYFSSQKGSVGAADPKLVERGRALFNGGDLEKGMPACTGCHSPNGAGIALAGFPHLGGQHAQYVTKQLTDFREGNRTNDGDAMTMRTIAGKLSNHDIEALASYIQGLH
- the polA gene encoding DNA polymerase I, translating into MSQAPLVLVDGSSYLYRAFHALPPLTTSKGMPTGAVKGVLNMLKSLRKQYPDSLFAVVFDAKGGTFRDAMFAEYKANRPSMPDDLRVQIEPLHASVKALGYPLLCVEGVEADDVIGTLARSSAALRRPVIISTGDKDMAQLVDGHITLVNTMTGSVLDVAGVHEKFGVGPEHIIDFLALMGDKVDNIPGVPGVGEKTAVGLLTGIGGGLSDLYANLDKVPTLAIRGAKTLPAKLEEHRDAAFLSYELATIKVDVPLDIEVDALVCGEPDREALLALYTEMEFKSWVAEVQRDAAKAGDDIAPLAEPAAKVEPRYETILDQARFDFWLEKLRQAPLFAFDTETTGLDAQQAQLVGLSFAVEPHEAAYVPLAHDYEGAPVQLDRAAVLLALKPLLEDPAKAKVGQNAKYDINILANGSPAIEMRGVAYDTMLESYVLNSTATRHDMDSLAQKYLDHTTIAFEDIAGKGAKQLTFNQIHLDKAGPYAAEDADITLRLHQALQARLAQTPSVQPVLMDIEMPLVPVLARIERQGALVDAALLQVQSGELGEKMAELEQRAYELAGEAFNLGSPKQLGAILYDKLGMPVLSKTTKGQPSTAEAVLDELAEQGYPLPEVLMQYRSLSKLKSTYTDKLPGQINPRTGRIHTSYQQAVAATGRLSSSDPNLQNIPIRTAEGRRIRQAFIASPGYKLLAADYSQIELRIMAHLAKDEGLLHAFRNDLDVHRATAAEVFGVALEDVTTDQRRSAKAINFGLIYGMSAFGLAKQIGVDRKQSQDYIDRYFARYPGVLAYMERTRAQAAEQGFVETLFGRRLYLPDINAKNPALRKGAERTAINAPMQGTAADIIKRAMVNVDNWLSESGLDARVILQVHDELVLEVREDLVEQVKDEIRQHMSKAAQLDVPLLVEAGIGANWDEAH
- the dsbA gene encoding thiol:disulfide interchange protein DsbA, giving the protein MRKLILSAALVAASVLGMTAVQAAEPVAGKEYLELSNPVPVSVPGKIEVVELFWYGCPHCYHFEPTINPWVEKLPKDVNFKRVPAMFGGPWDAHGQMFLTLEAMGVEQKVHAAVFDAIQNQRKRLTDPQDMADFLATQGVDKDKFLATFNSFAIKGQVNQAKELAKKYEITGVPSMVVNGKYRFDLGTAGGPEGVLNVADQLIDKERAAK
- the yihA gene encoding ribosome biogenesis GTP-binding protein YihA/YsxC, translated to MQVKNPILGLCQKAKFALSAAKVEQCPDDQGYEVAFAGRSNAGKSSALNTLTHASLARTSKTPGRTQLLNFFSLDDERRLVDLPGYGYAKVPIPLKQHWQKHLEAYLGSRECLRGVILMMDVRHPMTDFDKMMLDWAKASSMPMHILLTKADKLTHGAGKNTLLKVQSEIRKGWGDGVTIQLFSAPKRLGVEEAYRVLADWMELEDKPVA
- a CDS encoding c-type cytochrome — encoded protein: MAKWLLAVGMFLPFYSAQATQDPEVLYNRTCAACHAGQLPQAPRQGDRAAWEPRLAQGMDVLVKHVTQGFKAMPPRGLCMDCSAEDYRLVILWMSGSPDT